AGGGCAAGGTATACGGATTCCAGAAGCCATGACATTGCAGACAAGGTAATTAGTTCTGCAACTTTTGGTGTAGTTATTATTACCAAGAAGTCTTTTGCAAATCCATATAGTATTGAGGAGTTGAGAATCTTTTTGGGTAGGAAGAATTTGGTGCCATTGTTTTTTGATCTGGGTCCTGGGGATTGTTTGGCtagagatattattgagaaaaGGGGGGAGTTGTGGGAGAAGCAGGGGGGTGATCTGTGGATGTTGTATGATGGGGATAAGAATGAATGGAAGGAGGCAATGGATGGGCTCAGTAGGGTTACTGATGAATGGAGATTAGAGGCACAGACTGGCAACTGGAGAAGTTGCATTTTGAGGGCAGTTAGTCTTTTAGGCAGTAGACTTGGGAGGAGGAGCGTTGCAGAGAGGGAGAGGGTGAGGAAGGTCAGGATCCAAGGTCAGGAATATCCATTTCCAAGAAATCCAGGGTTTGTAGGGAGGAAGAAAGAGCTCCTCGAACTGGAGGATATTCTGTTTGGGAAGGAAGATAGTGTTGATGGCGGTGACGATGGGATTCTTGACATTAAAATCAGACCTAGGAGGAAGGATAGGGTTATTGTTCGCAGGAGGAGCAATGGCAATCGGTCTAAGAAGCAGGCAGGTGAACAGGGAGAAGGGAAAATGGAGAACAGGAGGTTGAGTGAAAGTGACAGGTTGAAAGATATAGAAGGAGGAGAAGAACAAAAAGAGAGGCGAAAGAGTGAAGCAGACAAGTGGGAGTTGAAAAGGAAGGGGAAAAATGCAATTCCTGTCAACATGACAGGAAGCACTAAAGGGAAAGAGCTGGCTATATGGAAGGAAACAGAAAATGAAATCGAGATACACAGAAGTAGGGCTACACAGAGGACAAGTGATCGCCGCCAGCGTGCGAGGGTGCTGCATAGAGCAAGGTATGCAAAAAGAAACAAGGACCTGAATTTGGCATATGGTAGAGGCATTGCATGTGTATCAGGAGAATCAGGCATTGGAAAAACTGAATTGGTGTTGGAATTTGCATACAGATTTGCAGAGAAATATAGGTTGGTGTTGTGGGTGGGTGGAGAAACCAGGTATCTAAGGCAGAATTTTTTGAATCTTTCTTTTTTGCTAGGATTGGATGTGAGTACTGAAACACACATTTCTCCTGAGAAAGGTAGGAATAAGACCTTTGAGGAGCAGGAAATGGAAGCCTTTCAGAGAGTAAGAAAGGAACTTGTTAGAGATATCCCATATTTGCTTGTGATAGATAATTTGGAGAGTGAGAGAGATTGGTGGGATGGTAAAGATATTTTGGAACTTCTTCCACGTTTTGGTGGCACAACCCATGTGATAATTTGTACTCGTCTCCCTCGTGTGATGAATCTAGATCCTCTGAGGCTCTCATACCTCTCAAGTGTGGAAGCTATGTCATTGATGAAGGGAAAGAGGAGGGATCTTTCAATTATGGAGCTGGATGCACTCAGAACAATTGAAGAAAGATTAGGTCGGCTAACACTAGGTCTGGGGCTTGTTGGAACTATCTTATCTGAGCTTCCAATTACACCTTCCAGGCTGCTTGATACAATAAACAGGGTACCATTAAGAGATCTATTGTGGGGTGTCCGAGATGATTCGACTCTGAGGAATCATCCCTTTCTTATGCAACTTTTGGATGTATGCTTCTCCATTCTTGATCATGCTGATGAACCGAAGAATCTGGCTAGCAGGATGGCTTTGGTTGGTGCCTGGTTTGCTCCTTATCCAATCCCCATCTCTCTTCTGGCAGTTGCAGCCAGCAAGCTCCCTAAAAGAAAAAACGGTTTGTGCCTATGGAAGAGATACCTGTATCAAGTGGGTTCCTGTTTTTTGGGGTCTCAGACAAAAAGATCAGAAGTTGAAGCATCAGACATGCTGATCAAATTCAGGATTGCAAGAAGTAGTACTAGGCATGGATGGATTCATATGCATGAGATGATTCAGTTATATGCAAGGAAAAAGGGCGGCAGTTTGGCTGCCAAAGCTATGTTCCAAGGAGTTGGTAGCAGAGGAAACATCACACTACATCCAGAGCACTTGTGGGCAGCTTGTTTCCATGTATTTGGATTTGGGAACAATCCAGTGACCATTGAACCAAAAGTTTCTGAATTACTCTCCTTCATCAAAAGAGCAGTGGTTCCCTTAGCACTACATTCTTTTACTACTTTCTCAAGGTGTGTTGCATCTTTAGAACTACTACGTCTGTGTACTAATGCCTTGGAGGCTGCTGAGGAATCCTTTGTTTCTCAAGTGCCGAATTGGATGGACAAATCCCTGTGTTGGAAAATTCCTAAGCGCTCAGATactcaagtggatgagtatctgtGGCAGGATGTAACACTCCTCAAGGCTTCACTCTTGGAATTAAGGGGAAAATTGATGCTCAGGGGTGGACAATATGATACCGGGGAGGAGCTCTGCAGGACTTGCATTAGTATAAGAACAGTTTTGTTGGGTACAGAACATCCAGACACCATAGCTGCCCAGGAGACTCTGGCCAAACTTGTTAGATATCAAACTAACACCAGAATTGGATAAATTGTAAGCTTATTTGATGTAGCCATCTATGTCATCTTACTAGAGGATGTAATGTCACTCCCCATATAAGCACCACATCAGATGTTCACCAGTTAAATGAATAGTTCCAAGTATTTGTGTGTATTTTTGTTCTGATGTAAatcattcatttttaaaaccacTGTCTTCCATAGTGGGCAAGCGTATAAGCAGAGACCTCCTGGCTTACCaggaacaagagaagattggaTCCTTCATCTTTTTTATTAATTCAGTAAATTCTTCTGTTTGTTATGCTAAGGAAAAGAGCATCAGTAAATTGCTGGATAAATGCAAAATACCATTCTAAGACAAAAAAAATGTTCTGCTAGCATTTTGATTGAGTACAAAAATAAGTTTTTCTCAAACCTAAGAAAAGAACAGAAGATGCTAACTGTAAAAAGAAAAATGGTTATATTTTCTGGCAATTTGTTCTTTTACTCTTTAATAGAATTTTCCTTGTTGCTTGTTGCTTGCAAGCCTGCTGTCTCAGTGCCTACTTCTGGCATGGTTGACTGTTTTCAGTctgttgttttgaatttgttttatcAAGTGAAAATCTCCAAATATGACAGTTTTGTTAGTTGTTACTCTGCAACAGCTCAATTCGGGATAGAGCCCATTTCAACAGACTGTTGGCAGCTTTATTTCACGGACAGCATTTTCTTGAAACTACATTTTGACAGGGACAAGATCAATGGTGTCTCTAATACACATGATTAGAAGCATGAGCTCAAAGATGAAGATATAAACGATAATATCATCTGTATGATAAGCAAAAGAAATCATGAGTAAAAGAAAATTGATCTCTAAATATTGCCAAACTAATCAATACTAACTATTGtggacactaaaaaatggtcaacatcaGTGTTTCCTATTTGATCAAATTAGATTTCTTGATGTTAGTTTGACTGATTTGGTttcttagatttaattaattaattaaacccccttttactaacaatttTTTTCtgtcttaaataaataaataaaataatttatttattttgttccattaattaaataaaaaattattttatttaattaactaattcataaatatgagtaataaattaataaaaatgttattaatttatcatatttatcttccacCAAATAGATAAttagtaaattttatttatttattcatctttaTTTGCTTTTTGTGAAGAGATAATTAACAAACAAaaaagatttattaattatctttatttatcTTTTATGTGAAGATATTTCCtacttttcttaaattttttttatttttttctatcttCTTATATGAAGATATTTAATAACTTTTGATTATTAAATCTTTTTTTAAAATCCTCCTAATATTagaatttggaaactaatatctttctttgattttcaaaaatctatttttatgtgaggagataattaataaatcttatttattaattttcttataaaaggatattttatttatttaattcttctatttatcttttcaaatcaagatatttaataattaaaaaattattaaaatcttcacgatattttcaacttgctaatttggtatttatgagaagataattaaagattttattatttcttctcataatatcttcccatttgctttcttctatcttcatccttcttcaAATGGCAACTATGTTGTGCGCTCAATTAGGTCCgtccatctaaccaaaaatcttttcaatcttagccatctaatcaatcccaatttttctataaattgagctctcattgctcatttttgacaaccacgcttctagtatctttaCGCTATTCAATTCTTGGCCTAGATTGCATTATCATTCCTTAAAATTGCACTTAgttgcatttcattatcattcTAAAAACTCAAAAGTCCAAAAACACAAGTTGCATTATTGTCCTTCTAAGTTGCATTTTCCAtttccattagttgcattgcatagtgacatgcctattgaaacaaggtccaaGTCCAAGAAATCACACGAATCCACATATCAAGCCATGTCATTTCCAATGGATGATATACAAAACACACAAATTCAACATTATTAGACCCAACCATTTGATTCTCATGTGGGTCCTTCAAGTAACAAATTACCACAATATGGGATAGTACAATTAGGATCGTCACCATACTATGAACCCATATTTGTGCCTATGAAACTAGGACTTGGTAGTGTTCAACCTAGATCACcctcaaatcaaacaaacattcaaaaccaaacctcAAGCGTGcatccaaaacatcaaaatcctTGTTTGAACAAGACTAGTCCTAGCCCACATGTGATTTggttagagaaaatcatgagaaaaaATCAAATATTACCAATCATAAGAGAATCAGACTCATAGTCAAAATCAGAATTagaattggagtttgaatcatacCAACCTTCATTTTCTTACGAGGCTAGACAAACATATCAACCCTCATATTCCAATCAAATCATTTCTCCTCCAATTCAATCAATATCAGTCATACCAACCTTCACAAGTAATCTATTCTTCCTACCCATCCAACTTACACATGGCTCAAAAACTATCCAGTCTCCATGTTCCCATCATCCCAACCTTCAACACAAAATTTACAACTCACACATCCTTTCCACAAACCTCAACAAGCGAGCATGTCAGACCAATTcaaccaagtccaaaatcaaatatcattcaatcaaaaccaaatttcaaacgtttcaaaccaattcaaccaagacccaattcaaaatcaaaatgttacaccaaaacaaaaccaaatccctttcaaacaaatccaacatcaaaacccaaccatgtcaaaacctcacaaggattcaaatgcgtcTCCAAAGAAAGATAGCTCTTTTAGCCATCTCCTAAAGAGAATCCTAAGCGATTCTTTCAAGAAGAATAAAAATCATgaccatgtctagcaatggcttacCAGTCCCTCATAAGCAAACTGACTCTCCAGTGgcctctattcctacaccttttcaagctttgcaagaaccttccatatcatcctcattaaataatacacccaaagatgaaatCCCCCAAGGGATATCCACAATGGATCTCCATGCTAATCCAAGTTATGATCCAAGTCCTTGCCATGCTTCAGAAGTGCTAGACTTGATGCCATCATGTGCTTCAtttcccatcaaacctattttagaggatcccattCGAAGTCCATCTCTCTCgtgtcaaagcattgattccttgctagaatccccatccaaagtccaaccccatgtcaagaggataatttagagcacaaagaaatgagtcctaaaacaaatcaagatcaagatcctaaaaccttatcattccatccaattgttgaccaggatcccatcttcccagacactcatgttGATCCCGCTATCCCtgtccatcatatccaaagtcatgTTGACACTCTgctccctaagcaagatcaagatatcctagtctaTTCTATCTCAAAAGATcctcttccatttcatgaacaaaatgtccttcaAAATCTCATTGGCAtttcactttctatgcaagatcaagatattctagtccatcctatctcaaatgatccccttccatgtcatgaacaaaatgtccttctaaatcccattgacattccactccctGAGCAAGGTCAAGATATCTCTTCTATTCttcctaatgatcccattgaaagtcaagagcagagcacctttaaagaggaatccagtgATCTTCCtctttgtcaagatcaaattatccttTCAGCTTCATGTCCAACACAAGATATTATCatccctttaaatcctccacaagattctaccattcctccatctccatgtcttgatcctccatatacactccgaGATCTCATTTCCTTTGAGGATACCATTATTCCTCTCACTCCATCTCACGAAGAGCCTTTCATctatccccctcatgattctaacatgttggtgcaagatgttcatgaatcctCTACATCCATAATGGGTTCCCACACTTTGGTCCagtctgatccacttcatgatcccatcattcccATCATATCatgtccacctcataatggacttgtgtcttcttcccaaagcaaagagtatcatATGGGTCaatatattcataaaggcaaagaggTAGAcattcacaagcaagaacccctccatatcaaagaaaatattaatggtcatggcctcagtgacattcctcaagacattggtatctcTCCATGAAAATCCAAACATATGCCTTCCCCTTCATTCCTTACATCcttcttaggtccttatatcccttcgtcccttatgcaaggtcaacaaaggcacacatcttcgagcaccttccatccatccaaaagaccttcatatcattcctatccattcatacattccttttctcctccaagcaatttggatgccaaacataaaattcataagtccaaaaatccacatGTATCCTGGGATCAACATGTCCtatctaatcgacatgtaaaaacaaagcaaaatatgatccaaaaagaaaaagaaaaatccaaaaggccataaAGGCCAATTTCtcaaaaagaaaagtcaaaatctacATGGGTTcttaaatcccttgtgcaagcaatgtgtTCTAaagaactacaaaagcatgaaaaatcaaaaaccatgtggatccctaagcggctcatAGAAGcacaaaaagaagcatcaaaattagTATTCAAAATTGCTATTattccatccaaacctttcaaatctattccaACAACACGTCcttcatccattttaggtccttatgtctcaaaatccctagctattcctccatccaaatctcaaaatctatgatccacttttcctccatcagtccaccacccctcaaggtgtgttccaatgttgatcttgccaacatttccatctactcaAGCCCAAtccttccaatatcccattcatctTCCAATGCATATTTTTATCCTTCCATCTCTTtgatccaatcttttgcataaatccttaccttagtcccatctcatttccatgtcattatcttgccaacgtctttgagcataattTTAATAGTCATAATCTATTTTCAAGGTTACTCTTTGAACAACAAGATTCTTGAGTCCtcccatcccctatcatgtgtctattTTCTGCTAAAAAGTCAAAATacgaaaaaaaataaataaaaaatcaaaaagaaaagaaaagaagaaacaaaaaagtaaagaaaaataatttgtccactaatgaaaacctgacaaatagatgccttgggcaagtaccatgatgaaaacttggcaaacaggtatcatgcgtaatctatgaacttcttgcgttccacacttgggggcaagtttcatttATGCCATCATATCATATCTTTTTTGCCCTTCATTGCTCCATTATCATGTCATATCCTATcgtcctccattatcctattgtctctCATGTacatattcccttttccacctttgattttGACAAGGCTAAGATCTTCATGAATGCCATGCATCCTGTTCACAACTTTCAGTCTATCacaacttttggtctttatccattggcttattgcaacctttcatccatattccttggcttattgcaataTTTGGTCACTATCCCTTAACCTATCACAACCTTTACTTCATATCCCTTATCCAGTTTTgaatctttcttatcctatccatatactATCACCATCCATATACTCTT
This genomic stretch from Cryptomeria japonica chromosome 8, Sugi_1.0, whole genome shotgun sequence harbors:
- the LOC131030595 gene encoding uncharacterized protein LOC131030595, translating into MELLQQESSRFGAPTSTRNLSSSSSAFVSACQSPFFSPRSPREDSQLSESNKSDYIHTSSSVSQSQPVIIRNAYAHRPPVPISYSLQNHNTHSNDIPSSSHGPSSIRASQLKHNQRSALCKESSVSNSGSNGTLAHRYPLSNRTFLTSRANNAGQNNNKISFARTSASLSSSARLRSCDVYIGTHGQKPSLLRFTKWLRVELELQGIACFAADRARYTDSRSHDIADKVISSATFGVVIITKKSFANPYSIEELRIFLGRKNLVPLFFDLGPGDCLARDIIEKRGELWEKQGGDLWMLYDGDKNEWKEAMDGLSRVTDEWRLEAQTGNWRSCILRAVSLLGSRLGRRSVAERERVRKVRIQGQEYPFPRNPGFVGRKKELLELEDILFGKEDSVDGGDDGILDIKIRPRRKDRVIVRRRSNGNRSKKQAGEQGEGKMENRRLSESDRLKDIEGGEEQKERRKSEADKWELKRKGKNAIPVNMTGSTKGKELAIWKETENEIEIHRSRATQRTSDRRQRARVLHRARYAKRNKDLNLAYGRGIACVSGESGIGKTELVLEFAYRFAEKYRLVLWVGGETRYLRQNFLNLSFLLGLDVSTETHISPEKGRNKTFEEQEMEAFQRVRKELVRDIPYLLVIDNLESERDWWDGKDILELLPRFGGTTHVIICTRLPRVMNLDPLRLSYLSSVEAMSLMKGKRRDLSIMELDALRTIEERLGRLTLGLGLVGTILSELPITPSRLLDTINRVPLRDLLWGVRDDSTLRNHPFLMQLLDVCFSILDHADEPKNLASRMALVGAWFAPYPIPISLLAVAASKLPKRKNGLCLWKRYLYQVGSCFLGSQTKRSEVEASDMLIKFRIARSSTRHGWIHMHEMIQLYARKKGGSLAAKAMFQGVGSRGNITLHPEHLWAACFHVFGFGNNPVTIEPKVSELLSFIKRAVVPLALHSFTTFSRCVASLELLRLCTNALEAAEESFVSQVPNWMDKSLCWKIPKRSDTQVDEYLWQDVTLLKASLLELRGKLMLRGGQYDTGEELCRTCISIRTVLLGTEHPDTIAAQETLAKLVRYQTNTRIG